From the genome of Haloterrigena sp. KLK7, one region includes:
- a CDS encoding DUF3194 domain-containing protein has translation MSTGEPTDEEVVQTASDAAEGYVFSQYKQSAVRDLDVTVTFEDGVLEVDVYLNAPGGPDDPDPERVADDAALVARDAVDELFGE, from the coding sequence ATGTCGACCGGCGAACCGACCGACGAGGAGGTCGTCCAGACGGCCTCCGACGCTGCGGAAGGCTACGTCTTCTCGCAGTACAAGCAATCGGCGGTGCGTGATCTCGACGTCACCGTCACCTTCGAGGACGGCGTCCTCGAGGTCGACGTCTATCTGAACGCACCCGGAGGACCGGACGATCCCGACCCCGAACGGGTCGCCGACGACGCCGCGCTCGTCGCGCGGGACGCCGTCGACGAACTGTTCGGCGAGTAA
- a CDS encoding prefoldin subunit beta: MQGNLPPEAQEKIEQLQDLQETAQQVAVQKQEAESNLTDAENALEELEEIDAETPMYRKVGELLVETEYDEAEEDLEEKVDSLEIRLETLEKQEERVQDQFEELQDELEELLGGAGGGMGGPAGPGGPGAGGA, from the coding sequence ATGCAGGGTAATCTGCCGCCGGAAGCACAAGAGAAAATCGAACAGCTTCAGGACCTTCAGGAGACCGCACAGCAGGTCGCCGTCCAGAAGCAGGAAGCCGAATCGAACCTCACCGACGCCGAGAACGCCCTCGAGGAGCTCGAGGAGATCGACGCCGAGACGCCGATGTACCGCAAGGTCGGCGAACTGCTCGTCGAGACCGAGTACGACGAGGCCGAGGAGGACCTCGAGGAGAAGGTCGACTCCCTCGAGATCCGACTCGAGACCTTAGAGAAGCAGGAAGAGCGCGTTCAGGACCAGTTCGAGGAGCTCCAGGACGAGCTCGAGGAACTGCTCGGCGGCGCCGGCGGCGGCATGGGCGGCCCGGCCGGCCCGGGCGGTCCGGGCGCAGGCGGCGCATAA
- a CDS encoding NmrA/HSCARG family protein, producing MTSVLVTGATGNQGGSVVDHLLASETDFDVYGLTRDASSDAAEELADRGVTMVEGDLNDKDSLAPHVAEVDAVFAVTNFWTEGYDAQVQQGKNLAEVATEEGVEQFVFSGVGGHERDTGVPHFDSTWEIDQHAQELDLPLTVLQPVFFFQNLEAFAEDVVEDGQLALPLEEGVSLQMIDTDDVGRAAAVALANPDEFVGERIELAGDEKTLAETAEVLTEVTGEDVDPVHVPIEDAYESFGEEFTVMCEWFNEVGYDADIDALEEQFGFAFTDLESYLRENGWEDKDGMASVPGWVKAMQ from the coding sequence ATGACCAGCGTCCTCGTCACCGGCGCGACCGGCAATCAGGGCGGTTCGGTCGTCGACCACCTGCTCGCGTCCGAGACCGACTTCGACGTCTACGGGCTGACGCGTGACGCCTCGAGCGACGCGGCCGAGGAACTGGCCGATCGCGGCGTGACGATGGTCGAGGGCGACCTGAACGACAAGGACTCGCTGGCGCCCCACGTCGCCGAGGTCGACGCGGTCTTCGCGGTCACCAACTTCTGGACGGAAGGGTACGACGCCCAGGTCCAGCAGGGGAAGAACCTCGCCGAGGTCGCGACCGAGGAAGGCGTCGAGCAGTTCGTCTTCAGCGGCGTCGGCGGCCACGAGCGCGACACCGGCGTTCCCCACTTCGATTCCACCTGGGAGATCGACCAGCACGCCCAGGAACTCGACCTGCCGCTGACCGTCCTCCAGCCCGTGTTCTTCTTCCAGAACCTCGAGGCCTTCGCGGAGGACGTCGTCGAGGACGGCCAGCTCGCGCTGCCCCTCGAGGAGGGCGTCTCGCTCCAGATGATCGACACCGACGACGTCGGCCGCGCCGCCGCGGTCGCGCTCGCGAACCCCGACGAGTTCGTCGGCGAGCGGATCGAACTCGCGGGCGACGAGAAGACCCTCGCCGAGACCGCCGAGGTCCTCACCGAGGTCACCGGCGAGGACGTCGACCCGGTCCACGTCCCCATCGAGGACGCCTACGAGAGCTTCGGCGAGGAGTTCACCGTCATGTGCGAGTGGTTCAACGAGGTCGGTTACGACGCCGATATCGACGCACTCGAGGAGCAGTTCGGCTTCGCGTTCACCGACCTCGAGTCGTACCTCCGTGAGAACGGCTGGGAGGACAAGGACGGCATGGCCTCGGTCCCCGGCTGGGTCAAGGCGATGCAGTAG